GTAACCAACTTAGCAGGAGGTTATCAAAAGCCTATTGAAAAAGTAGTTGAGTTACACAATTTGGCTGCTATTGCTTTCAATGAGGTAAATTAATTATATATCAAAAAACTCTTTATCCAAAATGAATAAAGAGTTTTTAGTTTATAGAATAGGGTCAGTTAGAGTACTAGACATAAGATAAAAAGTTGTTGGTGCTGCTACACTAAAACACCAACGAATAGCACTTTTTCTCTGTTCTGTGGCTCACAGAACAGCAAATATTTATGGTATTACTTCCCAAACTTATTTTTAAGAGCAGCTAGTTTGTCTGCCATTGAGCCTCCAGTTTCTTCTTGGTTTTTCTTGTAGGATGATTTTCTAACAGGTCGGTCAGAAGAACTTCCTCTTGAAAATTTAGGATTACTTTTTCTATCTTCTTTAGTCGCAGATTTTCTTCCTTCTCCTTTTGCTGGGTTTGCTCCAAATGGGTCAGATTTTAGACTCAAACCAATTCTTTTTCTGTTTAAATCTACATCCATTACTGTAGCTTCTACTTTTTGGTGAACCTTTACAGCTTCTGTTGGATGATTGATAAACTTATCTGAAAGTTGGCTGATGTGTGCTAGTCCGTCTTGATGAACGCCAATATCTATAAAAGCACCAAAATCTGTAATATTGGTAACAATGCCAGAGAGTTTCATTCCGACACGCAAATCCTCCATTTTTTCTACACCTTCTGCAAAAGAAAAGGCTTCGAACTGTTCACGTGGGTCTCTCCCGGGTTTGGCAAGCTCTGAAACAATGTCTTCAAGTGTTGGTAAACCTACTTTTTCAGTAACATAACTTTTTAGATTGATTTGCTTTCTTAGTTCTTCACTTTTCATAAGCTCTTCAACCGTTGTGTTCAAATCTTTTGCCATCTGCTCCACAATCGAATAGCTTTCTGGGTGAACAGCACTAGCATCTAGTAAATTTTTAGCATCACGAATACGAAGGAAGCCAGCTGCTTGTTCGAAGGCTTTGTCTCCCAAACGAGGAACTTTTTTAAGTTGCTCTCGGCTTACAAATGCCCCATTTTCATTGCGATAGGTTACAATATTTTTAGCAAGCGAAGCTCCCAATCCAGAAACATAACTCAATAGCTCTTTACTTGCCGTATTTACTTCTACTCCAACAGCATTCACACAACTCATAACTGTATCATCCAAACTATTTTTGAGCTGCTTTTGGTCGACATCGTGCTGATATTGTCCTACACCGATAGATTTTGGGTCTAGTTTTACAAGTTCTGCCAACGGATCCATCAGACGGCGACCAATAGAAACTGCACCACGAACTGTCAAATCATAATCTGCAAATTCTTCACGAGCCACTTCCGAAGCCGAGTAAATAGATGCGCCACTCTCACTAACAACCACTACTTGAATAGATTTTGGTAAGTTTGGAATAGACTTAATAAAACGCTCTGTTTCTCTACTTGCCGTTCCGTTTCCAATAGCAATTGCTTCAATGTTGTATTTATCACAAAGTGCTAAAAGAATATTTGCCGATTTGGTAATTTCTTTTTGAGGCTCATTTGGATAAATAGCATCGTGATAAAGTAGTTTT
The sequence above is a segment of the Bernardetia sp. genome. Coding sequences within it:
- a CDS encoding Tex family protein translates to MDQALLDAQHIVQIAAEIGVRVKQVEATAQLLDEGATVPFISRYRKEVTGTLDEVQVATIRDRLAQLRELDKRREAILKSIDEQGKLTPELEEKINAVQTLAALEDLYLPYKPKRKTRASMAKEKGLEPLALEILEQGRMDLERTAKKFIDEEKGVKTLEEALAGARDIIAEHINEHAETRAKMRQVFEKEGTITAKVITGKEKEGEKYKDYFEWSEPLVEAPSHRVLALRRAEKEGILLLNIEPEEERALKLLEDNFVHSNTTSSEQVQIAAKDAYKRLLKPSMETEIRMLSKKRADEEAITIFAENLRQLLLSAPLGQKNTLALDPGFRTGCKLVILDKQGKLLYHDAIYPNEPQKEITKSANILLALCDKYNIEAIAIGNGTASRETERFIKSIPNLPKSIQVVVVSESGASIYSASEVAREEFADYDLTVRGAVSIGRRLMDPLAELVKLDPKSIGVGQYQHDVDQKQLKNSLDDTVMSCVNAVGVEVNTASKELLSYVSGLGASLAKNIVTYRNENGAFVSREQLKKVPRLGDKAFEQAAGFLRIRDAKNLLDASAVHPESYSIVEQMAKDLNTTVEELMKSEELRKQINLKSYVTEKVGLPTLEDIVSELAKPGRDPREQFEAFSFAEGVEKMEDLRVGMKLSGIVTNITDFGAFIDIGVHQDGLAHISQLSDKFINHPTEAVKVHQKVEATVMDVDLNRKRIGLSLKSDPFGANPAKGEGRKSATKEDRKSNPKFSRGSSSDRPVRKSSYKKNQEETGGSMADKLAALKNKFGK